Proteins from a single region of Pyrus communis chromosome 6, drPyrComm1.1, whole genome shotgun sequence:
- the LOC137738287 gene encoding monothiol glutaredoxin-S10-like has protein sequence MDRVAKLASQKAVVIFSKSSCCMSHAIKRLFYEQGVSPAIYELDEESRGKEMEWALIRLGCQPSVPAVFIGGKLVGSANTVMTLHLNGSLKKLLKDAGALWL, from the coding sequence ATGGATCGTGTAGCAAAATTAGCATCACAAAAGGCTGTAGTGATATTCAGTAAGAGCTCGTGCTGCATGTCCCATGCAATCAAGAGATTGTTTTACGAACAAGGAGTGAGTCCTGCAATCTATGAGCTCGATGAGGAGTCAAGAGGGAAGGAGATGGAGTGGGCTTTGATAAGGCTAGGGTGCCAACCCTCAGTGCCTGCTGTCTTCATTGGTGGAAAACTTGTGGGATCAGCCAATACAGTCATGACACTTCATCTCAATGGTTCGCTAAAGAAATTGCTAAAAGATGCAGGAGCATTGTGGCTCTAA